A window of Candidatus Poribacteria bacterium contains these coding sequences:
- a CDS encoding sugar phosphate isomerase/epimerase: MFKNLSTGAIGIRANMKEGLDLAKNAGFEGLDLSIDEANQLSQEHSVQHVKDLWSEAGVAMGGWGFGVNWRGHDADYYAGLAQLPERAALAAELGCYRTTTVVGPASNDMTYQENWDFSVKRLRSVAEILKDHGHSIGLEFIGPATSRKSAKHLFAYSMDAMLGLAAAVGTGNVGLLFDTWHWYTCRSTVDDVRKLSASDVVYVHINDAPAGIDPDDQIDNIRCLPAETGVIPLTELMQILTEIGYDGPVTPEPFSQKVNGMEPADAAKATAESLDQVWENAGL, from the coding sequence ATGTTTAAAAATCTGAGTACCGGTGCAATCGGCATCCGGGCAAATATGAAAGAAGGCTTAGACCTCGCGAAAAACGCCGGATTTGAAGGTCTCGACCTAAGCATCGACGAAGCCAACCAACTATCACAAGAACACTCTGTCCAACACGTCAAAGACCTCTGGTCAGAAGCGGGGGTTGCCATGGGTGGATGGGGTTTCGGTGTCAACTGGCGCGGTCACGATGCCGACTACTACGCCGGTTTAGCGCAATTGCCGGAACGTGCGGCGCTCGCTGCGGAACTCGGCTGCTATCGAACAACTACTGTTGTAGGACCCGCCTCAAACGATATGACATATCAGGAGAATTGGGATTTTTCCGTCAAACGGTTGCGTTCTGTCGCCGAGATTCTTAAAGACCACGGACATTCAATCGGGCTTGAGTTCATTGGACCGGCAACGAGCCGCAAGAGTGCTAAACACCTCTTCGCCTACTCAATGGATGCGATGTTAGGACTCGCCGCCGCTGTCGGTACAGGGAACGTTGGACTCCTCTTTGATACATGGCACTGGTACACTTGCCGTTCCACAGTTGACGATGTGCGGAAACTTTCTGCATCGGATGTCGTTTACGTCCACATCAACGATGCACCTGCCGGAATTGATCCAGACGATCAGATTGATAACATCAGATGCCTTCCCGCTGAAACCGGCGTAATCCCACTCACCGAATTGATGCAAATCCTGACAGAGATCGGTTACGATGGACCTGTGACACCGGAACCTTTCAGCCAAAAGGTGAACGGCATGGAACCCGCCGATGCAGCAAAAGCCACAGCGGAATCGCTTGATCAGGTGTGGGAAAACGCGGGGCTGTAA
- a CDS encoding phytanoyl-CoA dioxygenase family protein, with protein MTLDITTLRNDFAETGFAIAPNLFTRDEVQRLKSECIDILEAVKAETGVVAGHGVYVGLAARSPVFQTAVGDARLLDILEGILAPDIEFLSDKMVFKSESTTFASPWHQDWSYWYGAHKVSIWVALDDATVENGCLKLFPGSHKSAIVHDGDASDGHGFGNRLRPGAVDENLAVTAEIEAGGAVFFHDLTLHSSHPNRSGEERWVWIPTYRDAKAEDEDYPWAVAAKVLRGEKLTEEKQRMEG; from the coding sequence ATGACCCTTGATATAACAACGCTACGCAACGATTTCGCAGAAACCGGTTTTGCTATCGCACCGAACTTGTTCACGCGAGACGAAGTCCAACGGCTCAAATCGGAATGCATCGACATTCTGGAGGCCGTTAAAGCGGAGACTGGGGTAGTCGCTGGGCACGGCGTTTATGTGGGTTTGGCTGCGCGGAGTCCCGTTTTTCAAACCGCAGTCGGTGATGCCCGCTTACTTGATATTTTGGAAGGCATTCTTGCGCCGGATATCGAGTTTCTCAGCGACAAGATGGTCTTCAAAAGTGAGTCAACGACGTTCGCAAGTCCTTGGCACCAAGATTGGTCCTATTGGTACGGTGCCCACAAAGTCTCGATCTGGGTGGCACTTGACGATGCGACCGTTGAAAACGGGTGCCTCAAATTATTTCCGGGTTCCCACAAATCCGCGATTGTCCACGACGGCGATGCCAGTGACGGACACGGCTTCGGGAATCGGTTGCGTCCGGGTGCGGTTGACGAAAACCTCGCCGTCACAGCAGAGATTGAAGCAGGCGGTGCCGTCTTTTTTCATGATCTGACGCTCCATTCCAGCCATCCGAACCGTTCTGGCGAAGAGCGTTGGGTCTGGATTCCAACGTATCGAGATGCAAAAGCAGAGGACGAGGACTATCCGTGGGCTGTCGCTGCGAAAGTTTTACGTGGCGAAAAATTAACGGAAGAGAAGCAGAGAATGGAAGGATAG
- a CDS encoding Gfo/Idh/MocA family oxidoreductase, translating into MASAKKQVRICVVGMGIGKPNGAALARNPRGNVVALCDLLEDRMKAFAKDLPGKVKFYTDYKEMCKADDIDAVFVGTPNQWHVPIALEAVRNGKHVMVTKPLADSEEAAQKLVAAAEAAGVVNMMSLSTRFGKECQYLGNLARDNYFGELYYARARSVRRSGIPAWNLGFIQKGGGAFRDMGVHVLDSAWWILGLPKPIAVLGAAGAKFGPRGLGYWKGTKAPKEIYEKYDSDDYAGGFITFEGGVGLQVESFWASHQPDEFQIELFGTEAGATMSPLRLYRTDKKGEFEDIDGKPPKSKYGSTWDAIAGHFIECILDDVTCKAPLRHGLVVQQMMEGLLASAETGREVHIDHP; encoded by the coding sequence ATGGCATCAGCAAAAAAACAGGTTCGCATCTGCGTCGTCGGTATGGGTATCGGTAAACCCAACGGCGCGGCACTCGCCAGAAACCCACGTGGCAATGTTGTCGCGCTCTGCGATCTACTTGAAGATCGGATGAAAGCCTTCGCTAAGGACTTACCCGGCAAAGTCAAATTCTACACAGATTACAAAGAGATGTGCAAAGCCGATGATATCGACGCAGTCTTCGTCGGCACGCCGAATCAGTGGCATGTCCCGATCGCGTTGGAAGCAGTACGAAACGGTAAGCACGTCATGGTAACGAAACCGCTCGCGGATTCTGAGGAGGCGGCACAAAAATTGGTCGCAGCAGCGGAAGCAGCGGGTGTCGTCAATATGATGTCGCTCTCCACGCGTTTTGGGAAAGAGTGTCAATACCTCGGCAATCTTGCACGCGATAATTATTTCGGAGAACTCTATTACGCGCGGGCACGGAGCGTGCGTAGGAGCGGTATCCCGGCATGGAACCTCGGTTTCATCCAGAAAGGCGGCGGCGCATTTCGCGATATGGGTGTCCATGTGCTTGACTCGGCGTGGTGGATTCTTGGATTACCAAAGCCAATTGCAGTGTTAGGTGCTGCTGGCGCGAAGTTCGGACCTCGGGGACTCGGCTATTGGAAGGGGACGAAAGCACCTAAAGAGATCTATGAGAAATATGATTCCGATGATTACGCGGGTGGATTTATTACCTTTGAAGGTGGCGTTGGCTTGCAGGTGGAAAGTTTCTGGGCATCACACCAACCTGATGAATTTCAGATTGAGCTCTTCGGTACAGAGGCGGGTGCAACTATGAGCCCCTTGCGACTTTATCGCACCGATAAAAAAGGTGAATTTGAGGACATAGATGGGAAGCCTCCAAAGAGTAAGTATGGGTCAACGTGGGATGCTATCGCTGGTCACTTTATCGAATGTATCTTAGATGACGTAACGTGTAAGGCACCGCTCCGTCATGGGCTTGTTGTTCAGCAGATGATGGAAGGGCTGCTCGCAAGTGCTGAGACAGGGCGTGAAGTTCATATTGACCATCCATAG
- a CDS encoding c-type cytochrome, giving the protein MHRNLLIFCVVVLFVGAIIALSIRSVESQGDMVQRGKYLVEAVAACGYCHTPRVGADYDMDMYLAGHPAGQPSPRYNFRMIREGIFIVTAPQLSAFSGAFGTSFASNLTPDKETGLGEWTEEMFIGAMRTGHHQGVESNRKIFPPMPTKHYAQMNDEDLKAIWAYLRTVKPIKNEVNPALDHQGKPK; this is encoded by the coding sequence ATGCATCGAAATCTCTTAATCTTTTGTGTCGTGGTGCTGTTTGTCGGTGCCATTATTGCGTTGAGCATCCGTTCTGTTGAAAGCCAGGGTGATATGGTCCAGCGTGGCAAATATCTCGTAGAAGCGGTTGCTGCGTGCGGATATTGTCATACGCCGCGTGTGGGTGCCGACTATGACATGGATATGTACCTCGCTGGGCACCCGGCTGGGCAACCTTCTCCACGTTATAATTTCCGTATGATCCGAGAAGGCATTTTTATTGTAACTGCGCCCCAGTTATCAGCCTTCTCAGGGGCGTTTGGAACCAGTTTCGCCTCAAACCTGACGCCTGACAAAGAGACTGGATTGGGTGAATGGACAGAGGAGATGTTCATCGGAGCGATGCGGACTGGGCACCATCAAGGTGTGGAAAGCAACCGGAAGATCTTCCCGCCGATGCCGACGAAGCACTACGCGCAGATGAACGATGAAGATTTGAAAGCAATTTGGGCATACCTTCGGACGGTTAAGCCGATCAAAAACGAGGTTAATCCTGCCTTAGATCATCAAGGTAAACCAAAATAA
- a CDS encoding TonB-dependent receptor, with product MSISDNKRYFWCVVAILFGIVLVMPMAVSAEALTVIVQDQNGNAIPEARVQIGSQEQTTDASGNAMFSDVTGAQSLTVLAIGFSSKRLNTTAGQTEVTVVLAPIQTVDAVVVVGTRSIGRSALQAPVPIEVVNREQLSLTGQSETGRVLQMLVPSFNFSSSTISDGTDALRPATLRGLGPDQTLVLVNGKRRHKSALLHVNTSVGRGTAGTDFNAIPSAAIERIEVLRDGAAAQYGSDAIAGVINIVLKDDVDTGNADIYWGQTYEGDGDTWNGNANYGMKVGGSGFLNLTAEWRDRYRTNRAGLTGERQYDWVDVDQGRLPDATLEIENDDGTVSEKPVWFDPREYTFERQNFRIGDADSTQKVGFYNFGLPLADGLELYSFGGHSSRQNNSSGFYRRANQGSRTVTEIYPDGFLPEINTDIGDTSLALGMAWTHEATDLNVDVSINHGLNTFDFLISNSLNASYGPSSPTSADAGGFELSQTAFNLDVTYPLDYQSSLINLAGGIEFRREGYGIHAGEPLSWINAGLGVDGAASGIQVFPGFRPDNEVDESRTNIAGYADFESYLSGQPGTGLLVGAAVRGEQYSDFGATVTGKATARYDLTKQVAVRAAGSTGFRAPSLQQLYFNNISTQFKVDADDIDKDGNTDELIALEVGTFRNDSDAARALGIPELKEETAFNVSGGFVLKPLDKMWLSIDGFLIQIDDRIVLSGSFSADDLTELAAAGASSAQVFTNVAQTRTQGVDVAAGYLHAFDNESLLNLKVALTWADTEVIGDVDAPEILVGREDTLFPSQERSMIEEWQPNTRINLSADYIVSDLTIGGALRYFGSYTVQEGSGDDPARQTYGGKWLTDIQSNYQLNEGLSLTIGANNLFDQVPDLNEIGQSRTGALKDSVGNVIVDSPGVFTYSRRSAPFGFNGGLYYAKLSYRF from the coding sequence ATGTCAATATCAGACAATAAGCGGTATTTCTGGTGCGTTGTAGCCATTTTATTCGGAATTGTCTTAGTGATGCCAATGGCTGTGAGTGCTGAAGCACTCACGGTAATCGTTCAAGATCAAAATGGGAACGCTATTCCAGAAGCAAGAGTACAGATTGGGAGCCAAGAACAGACAACGGATGCATCTGGCAACGCTATGTTTAGCGACGTGACAGGTGCGCAGTCGCTGACCGTATTAGCCATCGGATTTTCAAGTAAGCGACTGAATACGACTGCTGGGCAGACCGAAGTGACGGTGGTACTTGCTCCGATCCAAACCGTGGATGCGGTTGTAGTGGTGGGTACCCGTAGTATAGGCAGAAGCGCACTGCAAGCACCCGTGCCGATAGAGGTTGTCAACAGAGAGCAGCTGAGCCTTACCGGTCAATCCGAAACCGGTCGGGTGCTTCAGATGTTAGTTCCTTCCTTCAATTTCTCAAGTTCAACGATTAGTGACGGTACAGATGCGCTACGTCCGGCAACGCTGCGTGGCTTAGGCCCCGACCAAACGCTTGTGCTTGTTAACGGCAAACGTCGCCACAAGAGCGCATTGCTGCACGTTAACACATCGGTGGGTCGCGGCACTGCCGGGACAGACTTCAATGCGATTCCGTCAGCGGCGATTGAGCGGATTGAAGTCCTACGCGATGGTGCGGCAGCGCAATACGGCTCCGATGCTATTGCCGGTGTTATCAATATCGTGCTCAAAGACGATGTCGATACAGGCAATGCTGACATCTATTGGGGACAAACCTACGAAGGCGATGGCGATACATGGAACGGTAACGCGAACTACGGTATGAAAGTCGGCGGATCCGGTTTCCTGAATCTCACCGCCGAGTGGCGCGACAGGTATCGCACGAACCGTGCTGGACTTACAGGCGAACGCCAATATGACTGGGTGGATGTAGATCAAGGCAGACTGCCCGATGCCACGCTCGAAATCGAAAATGATGATGGAACGGTAAGTGAGAAACCGGTCTGGTTCGACCCGCGCGAATATACCTTTGAACGTCAGAACTTCCGCATCGGAGATGCTGACTCGACACAAAAAGTTGGGTTCTATAATTTCGGACTTCCCCTCGCTGACGGGTTGGAACTCTACTCTTTTGGTGGACACTCCTCGCGCCAAAACAATAGTTCGGGTTTCTATCGCAGAGCAAATCAGGGCTCGCGAACCGTCACCGAAATTTACCCAGACGGGTTCCTGCCAGAAATTAACACCGACATTGGGGATACCTCTCTCGCCTTAGGTATGGCATGGACGCACGAGGCGACTGACCTGAATGTTGATGTCAGCATCAATCACGGGTTGAACACATTTGACTTCCTTATTTCCAATTCCCTGAACGCCTCTTATGGTCCCAGCAGCCCAACCTCCGCAGATGCTGGCGGCTTTGAACTCTCGCAAACGGCGTTCAACTTAGATGTCACTTATCCGCTGGACTATCAGTCTTCACTCATCAACCTGGCAGGTGGTATTGAATTCCGCAGAGAAGGTTACGGTATCCATGCAGGCGAACCGCTTTCATGGATTAATGCAGGACTCGGCGTAGACGGTGCCGCGAGTGGTATCCAAGTTTTTCCCGGTTTCCGACCTGACAACGAAGTGGACGAAAGCCGAACCAATATTGCCGGATACGCGGACTTTGAATCTTACCTGAGTGGACAACCGGGAACAGGACTTCTCGTCGGCGCAGCGGTGCGCGGTGAACAGTATAGCGACTTCGGTGCGACTGTCACGGGAAAAGCGACGGCTCGCTACGATTTGACGAAACAGGTTGCGGTGCGTGCTGCGGGTAGCACAGGCTTCCGTGCACCTTCACTGCAACAACTCTACTTCAACAATATTAGTACACAATTCAAGGTGGATGCCGACGATATTGATAAGGATGGCAACACTGATGAACTGATAGCACTTGAAGTCGGTACCTTTCGCAATGACAGCGATGCCGCACGGGCGCTCGGTATTCCTGAACTCAAAGAGGAGACCGCATTCAACGTTTCCGGTGGTTTCGTGTTGAAACCGCTCGATAAAATGTGGCTTAGCATTGATGGATTTCTGATTCAAATTGATGATCGCATTGTCCTGAGCGGTAGTTTCAGTGCTGATGATCTAACAGAGTTAGCCGCAGCAGGGGCAAGCAGCGCACAGGTGTTCACAAATGTTGCACAAACACGCACACAAGGCGTTGATGTTGCGGCAGGCTACTTGCATGCTTTTGATAACGAATCCTTGCTTAATTTGAAGGTTGCATTGACGTGGGCGGACACTGAGGTTATTGGTGATGTGGATGCCCCAGAAATCCTCGTCGGACGTGAAGACACCCTTTTCCCTTCTCAGGAACGTTCCATGATTGAGGAGTGGCAGCCGAACACGCGGATTAACCTGAGTGCTGATTACATTGTTAGCGACCTCACTATCGGTGGTGCTTTGCGCTATTTCGGCAGCTACACTGTTCAAGAAGGAAGTGGTGACGATCCGGCACGCCAAACCTACGGTGGAAAATGGCTCACCGACATCCAGAGCAATTATCAACTGAACGAAGGGCTTTCGTTGACTATCGGTGCGAACAATCTGTTCGATCAGGTGCCTGACTTGAACGAGATCGGTCAGTCACGCACTGGTGCTTTAAAGGATAGTGTTGGCAACGTCATTGTTGATTCCCCCGGTGTGTTCACGTATTCGAGAAGGTCGGCACCTTTCGGTTTCAACGGTGGACTTTACTACGCGAAGTTATCCTATCGTTTTTAG
- a CDS encoding long-chain fatty acid--CoA ligase, which translates to MMNYPLTLAQILEHAHRIHRDKQVTTLLPDGTLHRYNYTTLYERVKRLANAITQFGIQCGDRVATYASNTYQHLELYYAIPCIGAVLHPLNIRLSTEQLAQIVHEAEDKLIFVDSEFREQFRAFQNKTACKQAIYFDPTSMDDDVPYERVLSEAIPISSWDIQDENWAMGLCYTSGTQGEPRGVLYTHRSMFLHTLAANQADVFGLTEADVVLPIVPMFHAMAWGLPYASMFAGADMVLPGAKPPCIAKLIAETGVTVAAGVPTVWAKVYPELYKRRKDIPRLRRLIVGGEAMPLSLIEAYEKELGVEICHAWGMTEMSPTGTFSKLRGAHRSLSDAEKWRIKAKQGRPIPGVELRLAAETSNGFTELPWDGETVGELQVRSPWTANRYYKVEPTAEHFTTDKWLRTGDMATIDADGYMQIVDRAKALIRSGGESISSVALEAVLLKHPCVHEVAVVGIPDEKWGERPFAAVVLAEQTNENISDILRQQLASEFPKFWIPDQFVFVDEIPKTSVGKSDKRAILRMFGPTTSG; encoded by the coding sequence ATGATGAACTACCCATTGACGCTCGCGCAGATTTTAGAACACGCACACCGTATACATAGGGATAAGCAGGTTACCACACTGCTGCCTGATGGGACGCTGCATCGTTACAACTATACTACGTTATACGAGCGCGTGAAGCGATTGGCAAACGCTATCACCCAATTCGGGATTCAGTGCGGAGACAGAGTCGCAACGTATGCTTCCAATACCTATCAACACTTAGAACTCTACTACGCGATTCCATGTATCGGTGCCGTGCTCCACCCGCTCAATATCCGTCTCTCGACTGAACAATTAGCACAAATTGTACACGAGGCAGAAGATAAACTCATCTTTGTTGATAGCGAGTTTAGGGAGCAATTTAGGGCGTTCCAGAATAAGACTGCATGTAAACAAGCTATCTACTTTGACCCAACATCTATGGATGATGATGTACCTTATGAGCGGGTACTCTCCGAAGCCATACCTATATCCTCATGGGATATCCAAGACGAGAACTGGGCGATGGGACTCTGCTACACCAGCGGCACCCAAGGAGAACCGAGAGGCGTTCTCTATACACACCGCTCTATGTTTCTCCACACACTGGCAGCGAACCAAGCCGATGTCTTCGGATTGACAGAGGCAGATGTCGTCTTGCCGATCGTTCCAATGTTCCATGCGATGGCGTGGGGACTGCCTTACGCAAGTATGTTCGCTGGCGCAGATATGGTGCTACCGGGTGCCAAACCACCATGTATAGCCAAACTTATTGCCGAGACAGGTGTCACTGTCGCTGCAGGCGTACCGACGGTCTGGGCAAAGGTGTATCCCGAACTATATAAAAGGAGAAAGGACATCCCCAGATTGCGACGATTGATCGTCGGCGGAGAGGCGATGCCACTGTCCTTGATTGAAGCCTACGAAAAGGAACTTGGCGTTGAGATCTGCCACGCTTGGGGCATGACAGAGATGTCCCCAACTGGAACATTCTCGAAGCTGCGCGGTGCCCATCGGAGTTTGTCAGACGCTGAGAAATGGCGAATTAAAGCAAAGCAGGGACGACCTATACCGGGCGTTGAACTCCGTCTCGCAGCCGAAACATCTAACGGTTTCACGGAACTTCCTTGGGATGGTGAAACAGTCGGAGAACTCCAGGTGCGAAGCCCTTGGACAGCGAATCGCTACTACAAAGTTGAACCAACTGCGGAGCACTTCACAACCGACAAATGGTTACGCACGGGTGATATGGCTACGATTGACGCGGACGGTTACATGCAAATTGTTGACCGAGCGAAGGCACTCATCCGAAGCGGTGGCGAGTCTATTTCAAGTGTTGCCTTGGAAGCTGTCCTGCTGAAACATCCATGCGTGCATGAAGTTGCCGTTGTCGGCATACCTGACGAGAAGTGGGGAGAACGTCCCTTCGCGGCCGTTGTACTCGCAGAACAGACAAACGAGAATATCTCAGATATTCTTAGGCAGCAACTTGCTTCTGAATTCCCTAAGTTCTGGATTCCGGACCAGTTTGTCTTTGTTGACGAAATCCCGAAAACGAGCGTTGGAAAATCCGATAAGCGCGCGATTCTTCGGATGTTCGGACCAACAACAAGCGGGTAA